A single region of the Prochlorococcus marinus str. MIT 0917 genome encodes:
- the glnA gene encoding type I glutamate--ammonia ligase, translating into MSKTSQDVLRQIKDEGIELIDLKFADLHGKWQHLTVASDLIEESSFTEGLAFDGSSIRGWKAINESDMAMVPDPSTSWIDPFYHHKTLSLICSIQEPRSGEPYARCPRALAQKALDYLGSTSVADAAFFGPEPEFFIFDDVRYNSGEGGSFYSVDTIEAPWNTGRVEEGGNLGYKIQLKEGYFPVSPNDTAQDMRSEMLLLMGELGIPIEKHHHEVAGAGQHELGMKFAPLINAADNVMIYKYIVRNVAKKYGKTATFMPKPVFNDNGTGMHVHQSLWKGGQPLFYGEGTYANLSQTAKWYIGGILKHAPSFLAFTNPTTNSYKRLVPGFEAPVNLVYSQGNRSAAVRIPLTGPSPKAKRLEFRSGDALANPYIAFSAMMMAGIDGIKNQIDPGDGVDVDLFELPSDELAKIDTVPSSLNDALEALKSDNSYLTEGGVFTDDFINNWIELKYEEVQQLRQRPHPHEFTMYYDA; encoded by the coding sequence ATGAGCAAGACCTCTCAAGATGTTCTACGTCAAATCAAGGATGAGGGCATCGAGCTAATAGATTTAAAATTCGCTGACTTACACGGTAAATGGCAACATTTAACCGTAGCTTCAGATCTCATTGAAGAAAGCTCTTTTACAGAAGGACTTGCATTTGATGGCTCTTCCATTCGCGGTTGGAAAGCTATAAACGAATCTGATATGGCGATGGTTCCAGATCCTTCCACAAGCTGGATAGACCCTTTTTATCACCATAAAACTCTCAGCCTTATTTGCTCAATTCAAGAGCCAAGAAGTGGAGAGCCCTATGCCAGATGTCCAAGAGCATTGGCACAAAAAGCATTGGATTATTTAGGAAGCACGAGTGTTGCAGATGCAGCCTTCTTCGGCCCTGAACCAGAATTCTTTATTTTCGATGATGTCAGATATAACTCAGGTGAAGGTGGAAGTTTTTACAGCGTAGATACCATAGAAGCCCCATGGAATACAGGGAGGGTAGAGGAAGGAGGAAATCTTGGATATAAAATTCAACTAAAAGAAGGATATTTCCCAGTCTCCCCTAACGATACAGCTCAAGACATGAGGTCTGAGATGCTTCTGCTGATGGGTGAATTGGGAATACCAATTGAGAAACATCACCATGAAGTAGCCGGAGCTGGCCAACATGAATTGGGAATGAAATTTGCTCCTCTAATAAACGCAGCAGACAATGTAATGATTTACAAATACATAGTAAGAAATGTAGCCAAAAAATATGGAAAGACTGCAACTTTTATGCCTAAACCAGTCTTCAATGACAATGGAACAGGAATGCATGTTCACCAAAGCTTATGGAAAGGCGGTCAACCTTTATTTTACGGAGAGGGCACCTACGCCAATTTATCTCAAACGGCTAAATGGTATATAGGAGGAATACTTAAGCATGCTCCTTCTTTTCTAGCATTCACAAATCCAACCACCAATAGCTACAAAAGATTAGTTCCAGGTTTCGAAGCTCCAGTAAATTTAGTTTATTCACAAGGCAATAGATCAGCTGCAGTAAGAATTCCTTTAACCGGACCAAGTCCTAAAGCAAAGAGACTTGAATTCCGTTCTGGTGATGCCTTAGCTAACCCTTACATTGCTTTTTCAGCAATGATGATGGCAGGTATTGATGGAATCAAGAATCAAATTGACCCGGGAGATGGAGTCGATGTTGACCTCTTTGAACTCCCATCAGATGAATTAGCAAAAATAGACACTGTTCCCTCCTCATTAAACGATGCTCTAGAGGCATTAAAAAGTGACAACAGTTATTTGACTGAAGGTGGCGTATTTACAGATGATTTCATTAATAACTGGATAGAACTTAAATAC